The DNA region AAATCTCTTGCCGTTAATTAAATTTTCGAGCCAGCATCCTTCCAACTGCCATTTTCCGTTACATGAGCGCACTAACTCTCTCGCGCCTCGGCAATAAATACGCTGTCATTTTCCCTTCCTTTTAActccaaattaaatttaaaattaaattaatccaATAATTTAGAAAAACACCCACCACCTCTCGGCGTTGCTTCAaccacactctctctctctctacctctcACTCCTACCAAAACCTAACCCCCCCCAATCTAACCGCAGCTGTAATTACATATTTAATTGCGTCGTCTTCCAGCAATTTGCAGTAATTTTGATCGTTGGTTCGGTTAGAAATGGAGCTGGAGCAGCACCGACCCGGCAACCCGGCGATGACCTTCGACGAGGTCTCCATGGAGCGCAGCAAGAGCTTCGTCAAGGCCCTGCAGGTTCGATCTTGGGACTGGATCTGAAGTTGATTTCGTTTCAAATTGATTGGCTTGTTGCATTTTATGAATTGGTTGATTGAATTTATGAATTGATCGAATTTGTGGGGTTTCGGATGATTTAGCTTGAAAGTTAAAAATCTGTTGGGTGTTTATGTTTCCGAGAATAATGATTAGCAATGAATTTTGAGCTGTTAATGCCAAGCATTTGTTAAGGAAGTTGAGTTCTTTATGGTAGCTACTGTTGCATTGGTAATGCTATTTAAATTCTCTGAATTGGGCAATATGTAGCTGTACTGGTTTTATGTAAACCAATGGATGTAGCGCAAAGCCTTTTCTTGTTCCAACTTCAGAGGGTTTGTGTTAAGAACGTCGTTTGAAATTATACGGTTTTGCGGTTTGAAGAGAAAAaatagggcatttttgtaatgGTTGGATCCTCATAGTCTGTTTGCTATGTCTATCTCAGGAACTCAAGAACTTAAGGCCTCAGCTTTATTCTGCAGCGGAATATTGCGAAAAGTCCTATCTTCATAGCGAACAGAAACAAATGTAAGGATCTTTGTTTTACTGGGTTGGAGAAATGTTGGTAAAACTTGCCTGTGCAAGTGTCTGAGAAGGGGGATGATGTGATACTCCAGCATGTCATGCATATCTGGATGCTTTATCATTGCTTGTTTGATTCTCGGTTTTACCGGGAATTCTATGCTCCATTGCTTGCTGGcattgattttaaatttatgcATCAGGGTACTGGATAACCTGAAAGATTATGCTGTACGGGCCCTTGTTAATGCCGTTGATCACCTTGGCACTGTGGCTTACAAGTTAACTGACCTTCTTGATCAGCAAACCTCAGACGTCTCAACCATGGATCTGAAAGTTACTTGCCTAAATCAGGTGAGGTTTCAAATTTCTGTACGCTGGAATAGAGAGCGTATCAAATAGATAGAGGTTATCCTAACAAACTTCATTTCTCAATGTAGAAACTTCTTACATGTCAAACATACATGGATAAAGAAGGGTCGAGGCAGCATCAGTTGTTGGCCTTCATTCCGAGACATCACAAGCACTACATTTTACCAAGTAAGACACAATATTGTCAACTTCTTGTTAGAGTTGCCCTGTTTGTGATGAGATTTTTTACATCTATTTCCATTTCTCTCCTTGCTAGATTCCATGAATAAGAAGGTACATTTTAGTCCACATGTACAGACTGACACTAGGCAACATCCTTATCAAGCAAGAGCACATCTTCAGTTTTCAAGTATGTCACGTTCCGTTGGATGCTTGCTTATGACTTATGAGTCCACTTTTCATTGGGCGATTAAGCTTTTCTAGTTTATGGCATTTGATTGTACAAGTTCTTATTGTGCACAAGTAATGAGTTTGGCGTTTCAACAATGTGTAACATTTAGGCGCTGCTGCATCAAAAACTCTTTCTTGGCATTTAGCTTCAGAAACGAACTCAACCTTGAAGGGGACTCCACAGGCTCAGACTAGGTAATTCCTATGAGAAACAAGAATCTTGCATATGGTTTCGCTGTGCTTGGTACAAACTTGTTTTTGTTGGTTATCTATTGCGCCTGATACTTCTAAGAAAGCTTAAATGTTTTGGGATATTTACCTTTGTGCAGCATTGGAGACACAAAAATTTCCGTTAACACTGCTGGTGTTTTCCAGCTTGTAGGTATGTTGAATTGGAAAGTTACGTCATCATATCACCTAGCCGCGAATAGATAAGTTTTACTAGAGAAATGATAGTTCTTTATGCTTCGACTAATTTGAATGCAGAAAATGAAGAAGGGAGTGCCTCTAAATCCTTGGCAACTCAGCTTCAGCAACCAAGTGGATTACCTACTTCTGGCGGGGTTAAGCAAACATTGGGTCCTGGACACAGGGTAGAGTGATCATGTCCTCCAAGTTCTGATCTCCGTATTACAGAAGATGGAAAATTTGAAAGCTGATGAGAAGTTATTTTCCTTGCAGGAAGCAGTAGATGGTTCGAAACCAATGACGGCGTTCAGGTCATTTGAGAACCCAAGACGGGACACAGTGCGTGTCCCTGTTCGCAGCAAAAGTGTGCTATCAGCGTTCTTTGCCAAACAGAAATCGAATAAGCTGCAGGCTGGATCCGTCTCGTGAGACCTCATTAAAACAAACAAGTTAAAGATGCTGACACCCACATTGTGTGGGTCAATTTGCCTGTAAATCCCCTTGGCCGTTAGTTTATCAATTGCTTGAAATCAaaattcttgtttcttttttccCCGGGCTGCTTAATAACGAGCAAATTGTGCACAGAAGTCCCTGTAATGAAGTGGTTGGGGAACTGTCTAGTTGTAGAATGCTGCACCTCATAATTATCTCATTGGTTTCTGGTATCTTACTGAATTATCCGCTTTTAGGCTAGACTACGTCTAAAGATGTGTTTGATTGACCGGTTTTTCTATTTGTTGGTTGGTCATactcatggtctaaaatattcataatatcctgatatttccatcgaaattttcatgtttttgaactaccgatattgttttggactaccgatatttccgatatcattgatattttagactttgCTAAGTCACTGATGTATCttatcatgcaatgtataaagtgtaaaatattgtactaattcattatatataaatgattatggtgtgtttaaacttctttcattaattactacatattttttatactcaaaatgtttgccagctcgctatataatcaacttaaatcagttatatctatcatgcaatgcatttctttccaattttttgtgataaactaatagataattgactaaataaatatcatgcaaagtttcaataaaaatttccaagtttttcttacaattttcgtggtttttattcaatttttatcgatatcgataatatcccgatatttctatcgaaattttcatgtttttgtattaccgatattttcgatatcatcgatattttatccTTTGATCATACTTTTGTCAAGCATGTTATACGAAGAACGTAAGCTAAAATGTTCAGTAACAGTTGGGATCTATATTTTCGTGAAATGTGTCACACGGATGACTTGATTAATCACATGTACTAAAAATTTTCCCATCATTCACAAACCCACTCGTGAAACTTCTTCCTTTCCCCACCAGGCTGGGTGACATTAAGGAAACGACTTACCCCACCAAGCTGGGTGACATTAAGCAAACGACTTGTCGTTTGATGAATCAGATTCGAACACCGACAACAGATCGGCACCTCTAAATCCAAAACGACACCGAAGCAAACTCCTCCTCCTCAGAGGCTCAAAGCTTTGATCTGCTCGTTTTTAACCACCACACTCCGACTGAGAGACACTCCGATCA from Malus domestica chromosome 01, GDT2T_hap1 includes:
- the LOC103406177 gene encoding protein ABIL1-like — translated: MELEQHRPGNPAMTFDEVSMERSKSFVKALQELKNLRPQLYSAAEYCEKSYLHSEQKQMVLDNLKDYAVRALVNAVDHLGTVAYKLTDLLDQQTSDVSTMDLKVTCLNQKLLTCQTYMDKEGSRQHQLLAFIPRHHKHYILPNSMNKKVHFSPHVQTDTRQHPYQARAHLQFSSAAASKTLSWHLASETNSTLKGTPQAQTSIGDTKISVNTAGVFQLVENEEGSASKSLATQLQQPSGLPTSGGVKQTLGPGHREAVDGSKPMTAFRSFENPRRDTVRVPVRSKSVLSAFFAKQKSNKLQAGSVS